A portion of the Streptomyces platensis genome contains these proteins:
- a CDS encoding DUF6292 family protein yields MSEPTPYISHVPYIEAIANALDAAGLTVVDWNADDTDPRDAHLEFDRQITAPAYGDDTEVNLLWREDRGWMAGWGDDDSQGGLDWIVDLFCGVLPTPDEMVTEARTIVAKIPGPQGAPYGRYRDSGDDDGLDAQLATYHRTQTWPSPDQAYAAAPSINSESDWATRTANEWADEGLDREWYLRHAAVLDRIALGIAHLDNQPGAAHAAEEADAAAVMLLDLDQARRDYDPRAYVRQQYALWHAQQDTSPEPFHS; encoded by the coding sequence ATGAGCGAACCCACCCCGTACATCTCGCACGTCCCGTACATCGAGGCGATCGCCAACGCCCTCGACGCGGCCGGCCTGACCGTCGTCGACTGGAACGCCGACGACACCGACCCCCGAGACGCCCACCTGGAGTTCGACCGCCAGATCACCGCCCCCGCCTACGGCGACGACACCGAGGTCAACCTCCTGTGGAGGGAAGACCGAGGCTGGATGGCCGGATGGGGAGACGACGATTCGCAAGGCGGCCTGGACTGGATCGTCGACCTCTTCTGCGGCGTGCTGCCCACCCCCGACGAGATGGTCACCGAAGCCCGCACCATCGTCGCGAAGATCCCCGGCCCCCAGGGCGCCCCGTACGGCCGCTACCGCGACAGCGGAGACGACGACGGCCTAGACGCCCAACTCGCCACCTACCACCGCACCCAGACGTGGCCCTCCCCGGACCAGGCGTACGCCGCGGCGCCGAGCATCAACAGCGAGAGCGACTGGGCCACCCGTACCGCCAACGAGTGGGCGGACGAGGGCCTGGATCGGGAGTGGTACCTGCGCCACGCCGCGGTGCTGGACCGCATCGCCCTGGGCATCGCACACCTCGACAACCAGCCGGGCGCCGCCCACGCGGCCGAGGAAGCTGACGCCGCGGCCGTCATGCTCCTCGACCTGGACCAGGCGCGGCGGGACTACGACCCGCGCGCCTACGTCCGCCAGCAGTACGCCCTCTGGCACGCCCAGCAGGACACCAGCCCCGAGCCTTTCCACTCCTAG
- a CDS encoding DNA cytosine methyltransferase, which yields MTQPTDIRRDDHRPLLLDLFCCAGGAAAGYHRAGFDVIGVDIVDRPNYPHPFVRADALEYLAGLIASGEIARFAAVHTSPPCQAGCALTIGTNTARGWGRKHVQLIPALRTLLDATGLPYVIEQPTGKAPVRRDLWLCGEMFHLGVLRHRNFELGGWTMPQPAHPKHRGYVRGYRHGVYRDGPYVAPYGAGGGKATVPEMQQAMGITWTDVREELTEAIPPAYSEHIGRAFLAQAALEVAA from the coding sequence ATGACCCAACCCACCGACATTCGGCGAGACGACCACCGGCCCTTACTGCTGGATCTGTTCTGCTGCGCCGGCGGCGCGGCCGCCGGCTACCACCGGGCCGGATTCGACGTGATCGGCGTCGACATCGTCGACCGCCCCAACTACCCGCACCCGTTCGTCCGGGCCGACGCGCTCGAATACCTCGCCGGCCTGATCGCGTCGGGGGAGATCGCCCGGTTCGCAGCGGTGCACACCTCCCCGCCGTGCCAGGCCGGATGCGCCCTCACCATCGGCACCAACACGGCGCGCGGCTGGGGACGCAAGCACGTCCAGCTCATCCCCGCACTCCGCACCCTCCTCGACGCCACCGGCCTGCCCTACGTCATCGAGCAGCCCACCGGCAAAGCCCCCGTCCGCCGCGACCTGTGGCTGTGCGGAGAGATGTTCCACCTCGGTGTTCTGCGGCACCGCAACTTCGAGCTGGGTGGCTGGACGATGCCGCAGCCGGCACACCCCAAGCACCGGGGGTACGTGCGCGGCTATCGGCACGGCGTCTACCGCGACGGGCCCTACGTCGCCCCCTACGGGGCCGGCGGGGGCAAGGCCACCGTTCCGGAAATGCAGCAGGCGATGGGCATCACGTGGACCGACGTGCGCGAGGAGCTGACCGAGGCCATCCCGCCCGCCTACAGCGAGCACATCGGTCGCGCCTTCCTCGCCCAGGCCGCGCTGGAGGTGGCGGCATGA
- a CDS encoding bifunctional DNA primase/polymerase, whose translation MSEHLRTALRLANYGLPVLPLRKGKVPFGNCPACAKNACGGRPNMKNPGPCTCPAPCHAWAAATTDLTTLTGPGWASAWTQAQAVAYHPGGAGLTVVDLDDAEAVTWARRTLPATRTVATTRGEHWIYRGAMQSANAVRDDVDIKSTMTYARWLGRGAGSMTALPDVVRALIVKAPAPVARAVAVPVPVGGGECRHRTPTYLARGIAMAEQRISEASSAVHTTVYRTFLAVLSTHGRCGCLTDAHMARLFAAAQAKGETVRHCTDAWTNARTALGM comes from the coding sequence ATGAGCGAGCATCTGCGCACGGCTCTCCGCCTCGCGAACTACGGCCTGCCCGTGCTGCCGCTGCGCAAGGGCAAGGTCCCCTTCGGCAACTGCCCGGCATGCGCCAAGAACGCCTGCGGTGGCCGGCCGAACATGAAGAACCCCGGCCCCTGCACGTGCCCGGCACCCTGCCACGCCTGGGCCGCCGCAACCACCGACCTCACAACCCTCACCGGGCCCGGATGGGCGTCGGCCTGGACGCAGGCTCAGGCGGTGGCCTACCACCCCGGCGGTGCAGGGCTGACCGTCGTCGACCTCGACGACGCCGAAGCCGTCACCTGGGCCCGTCGGACGCTCCCCGCCACCCGCACCGTCGCGACCACGCGGGGCGAGCACTGGATCTACCGGGGCGCGATGCAGTCCGCGAACGCGGTCCGCGATGACGTCGACATCAAGTCGACCATGACCTACGCCCGGTGGCTCGGGCGCGGCGCTGGCTCCATGACCGCCCTGCCGGACGTCGTGCGCGCTCTGATCGTCAAGGCTCCGGCCCCCGTCGCGCGCGCCGTGGCCGTGCCCGTGCCGGTCGGGGGCGGGGAGTGCCGCCACCGCACGCCCACCTATCTGGCCCGTGGCATCGCGATGGCTGAGCAGCGCATCTCCGAGGCGAGCAGCGCGGTGCACACCACCGTCTACCGCACCTTCCTCGCCGTCCTGTCCACGCACGGCCGGTGCGGCTGCCTGACCGACGCCCACATGGCCCGGTTGTTCGCCGCCGCGCAGGCCAAGGGCGAGACCGTCCGGCACTGCACGGACGCGTGGACCAACGCCCGCACCGCACTGGGGATGTGA
- a CDS encoding ATP-binding protein, with protein MSEDEKNPAREVITDYAQSHFRYFRTADGTVYAQKNGHPVARPIRSQGTTGSHRQELMVGLFRDGRGVFNGTALKEALDLIEALALTEDTQAVHIRVAPGFDGATWLDLGRTDGQSVRIHPTGWDIAIPDPREVCWRRTQLTGELPLPAKDTDDKGIDLLLRLCNFATAETECLAIAWLIGCLGPSVPVPAPFLTGPQGAGKSTAGRMLLRIIEGMSSDLRRPPKDEDNLTAAVAAGWVTALDNLSHMTPDLSDAMCCIVTGIENVKRALFTDGDVHRARYRRPLLLTGIDVGVIRPDLAERLLPLRLERPRVRRTEAELWAEYAEVLPVILGSLLDLTVKVRAAEAETPTDLRMADFAHLCAQLDAATGLGALTAYRASLDDLNDDVIEGDLLAQTVLKHADSIEPGADQRMTSTEWLHCLSRLYSSDDLRPLPKGWPTTGKVLSDRLKRLQPTLAARGVLIDTGRTSEGRYLEMTRQATSPPHEQQGAF; from the coding sequence ATGTCCGAGGACGAGAAGAACCCGGCCCGCGAGGTCATCACCGACTACGCGCAATCCCACTTCCGGTACTTCCGCACCGCCGACGGGACCGTGTACGCGCAGAAGAACGGCCACCCCGTCGCCCGCCCGATCCGCTCCCAGGGCACCACGGGCAGCCACCGCCAGGAACTCATGGTCGGCCTGTTCCGCGACGGGCGCGGCGTGTTCAACGGGACCGCGCTCAAGGAGGCGTTGGACTTGATCGAAGCACTCGCGCTGACCGAGGACACCCAGGCCGTCCACATCCGCGTCGCCCCCGGATTCGACGGGGCAACGTGGCTGGACCTGGGCCGCACCGACGGTCAGTCCGTCCGCATCCACCCCACCGGCTGGGACATCGCCATCCCCGACCCGCGCGAAGTGTGCTGGCGACGCACCCAACTCACCGGGGAACTCCCCCTGCCGGCCAAAGACACCGACGACAAGGGCATCGACCTGCTGCTCAGGCTCTGCAACTTCGCCACCGCGGAGACCGAATGCCTGGCCATCGCCTGGCTGATCGGCTGCCTCGGCCCGTCCGTGCCCGTCCCCGCCCCCTTCCTCACCGGCCCCCAGGGCGCCGGCAAATCCACCGCAGGGCGCATGCTCCTGCGGATCATCGAGGGCATGAGCAGCGACCTGCGCCGCCCCCCGAAGGACGAGGACAACCTGACCGCGGCCGTGGCCGCCGGCTGGGTCACCGCCCTGGACAACCTCTCCCACATGACCCCGGACCTGTCCGACGCCATGTGCTGCATCGTCACCGGCATCGAAAACGTCAAACGCGCCCTGTTCACCGACGGGGACGTTCACCGCGCCCGCTACCGCCGCCCCCTGCTCCTGACCGGCATCGACGTCGGCGTCATCCGCCCCGACCTCGCCGAACGGCTCCTGCCCCTGCGGCTGGAGCGGCCCCGCGTCCGGCGCACCGAAGCGGAACTGTGGGCGGAGTACGCAGAGGTTCTGCCCGTGATCCTCGGATCCCTCCTCGACCTCACGGTCAAGGTGCGCGCCGCCGAGGCGGAGACCCCCACCGACCTGCGGATGGCGGACTTCGCGCACCTGTGCGCGCAGCTCGACGCGGCAACCGGCCTCGGAGCACTCACCGCCTACCGAGCCAGCCTGGACGACCTCAACGACGACGTGATCGAGGGCGACCTCCTCGCGCAGACCGTCCTCAAGCACGCCGACAGCATCGAACCGGGCGCAGACCAGCGCATGACCTCCACTGAGTGGCTGCACTGCCTCAGTCGCCTCTACAGCAGCGACGACCTGCGCCCCCTACCCAAGGGCTGGCCGACCACCGGCAAAGTCCTCTCCGACCGCCTCAAGCGCCTCCAACCGACCCTGGCCGCTCGCGGTGTCCTCATCGACACCGGCCGCACCAGCGAGGGCCGCTACCTCGAAATGACCCGCCAGGCCACCTCGCCCCCACACGAGCAGCAGGGAGCGTTCTGA
- a CDS encoding helix-turn-helix transcriptional regulator, translating into MARPKMLKLPEVLEEIDMSRAAFYRMRARGKAPKISKLPNGHLRVSRADLDEWWAACEQSAAA; encoded by the coding sequence GTGGCACGCCCCAAGATGCTCAAGCTCCCCGAAGTTCTCGAAGAGATCGACATGAGCCGCGCTGCCTTCTACCGCATGCGCGCCCGCGGCAAGGCGCCCAAGATCAGCAAACTCCCGAACGGCCACCTCCGGGTCAGCCGAGCAGACCTCGATGAGTGGTGGGCAGCCTGCGAGCAGTCCGCCGCCGCCTGA